One genomic segment of Synechocystis sp. LKSZ1 includes these proteins:
- a CDS encoding ribonuclease R family protein: MDFSLATLLSHFSDDKLVAGKVLEKKLGCEDELAIEKLQIILDALERAGLLVKERGKYRRVLEDNVVEAKLRCSSKGFCFAIQDDEDADDIYVREAHLSNAWNGDRVLVRIIKDGTRRRSPEGEVRLILERANPSLLAQVKQAEEVFRAVPLDDRLLFELNLEANGQDLTQAINHLVHVAVVRYAIGEYPPLGRITKILGSDAEAAADTDIVSCKHDLPLQWPEDLQQQADKLPLGFNPTEYSQRADLRALLTFTFVDDRLQSLNPWIETAFSLEAQDDQWCLGVHIADVAHYIAEDTPLDRAARKRGTAVYLGDKVCSLFPDAVQQRCSLVPGAERLALSFFVTLDASGALTAFQFQSSVIQVDRQFSFAEVQSLLANSDQGEPALAPFQERFRTLFFNLSALAKSQRLQRGGFEILSDTLVPFLDEGRLGTLLVTEALPLRTLLAELVILVQKVVADQLTALGVPSLYCIQPEPDWEELTDLLKLVTNLGSEQTFDTEADVKPQDYARLSQALAKLPASRILNHLLEATLKTEKYSSHPASHFGLAYPDGYTHCIAPGQRYADLVVQRILKLVLSEGRDRRTKHSKVGVNLTTLECRGQISWSVLPPITHEKLAEELHHLVSHLNDREKVAEDAETDLRGLKKSEKMKERTGQVFRGLITGVQSYGFFVELEDLLVEGLVHVSSLKDDWYEYRARHSCLVGRKNRTAYRLGNEVDVQVKSVDYYRQQIDLVTVGGGSTATAIEADWEEE; this comes from the coding sequence ATGGACTTCTCCCTCGCCACACTCCTCTCGCACTTTAGTGATGATAAATTAGTCGCCGGTAAGGTACTCGAAAAAAAGCTCGGTTGTGAAGATGAGCTAGCCATCGAGAAATTACAAATTATTCTAGATGCTTTAGAACGGGCTGGCCTCTTAGTCAAGGAACGGGGCAAATATCGCCGTGTGCTGGAAGATAACGTCGTCGAGGCCAAATTGCGCTGTTCCAGTAAGGGCTTCTGTTTTGCCATTCAAGATGATGAAGATGCCGATGATATCTACGTGCGGGAGGCCCACCTGAGTAATGCCTGGAATGGCGACCGGGTTTTGGTCAGGATCATTAAAGATGGAACGCGGCGCCGTTCACCGGAAGGAGAAGTTCGGTTGATCTTGGAACGGGCCAATCCGTCCTTGCTAGCCCAGGTCAAACAGGCCGAGGAGGTTTTCCGAGCCGTGCCCCTGGATGACCGACTATTGTTTGAGCTTAATTTAGAGGCCAATGGCCAAGACCTAACCCAAGCCATTAATCACCTTGTCCATGTGGCGGTTGTTCGCTATGCCATTGGCGAGTATCCCCCCTTGGGTCGCATCACCAAGATCCTCGGGAGTGATGCTGAGGCCGCCGCCGACACAGATATTGTTAGTTGTAAACATGATCTGCCCCTCCAGTGGCCAGAAGACCTACAACAGCAGGCAGATAAACTCCCCTTGGGTTTCAACCCCACGGAATACTCACAGCGGGCTGACCTGCGTGCCCTCCTCACCTTCACCTTCGTCGATGATCGCCTCCAAAGCCTAAATCCTTGGATAGAAACCGCCTTTAGCCTCGAAGCTCAGGACGACCAATGGTGTCTCGGTGTTCATATCGCAGACGTCGCCCACTATATTGCCGAAGATACTCCTCTTGACCGGGCTGCCCGCAAACGGGGAACGGCAGTTTATCTGGGGGACAAGGTATGTTCTCTCTTTCCCGATGCTGTCCAACAGCGTTGTTCCTTGGTGCCTGGAGCCGAGCGTTTGGCCCTTTCCTTTTTTGTCACCCTCGATGCCAGTGGCGCCCTGACGGCCTTTCAGTTCCAGAGTAGTGTCATTCAGGTAGACCGCCAGTTCAGTTTTGCAGAAGTACAGTCCCTGCTGGCCAATAGTGACCAGGGAGAACCGGCCCTGGCCCCCTTCCAGGAACGTTTTCGCACTCTCTTTTTCAACCTGAGTGCCCTGGCCAAATCCCAGCGCCTACAACGGGGTGGCTTTGAAATTCTGTCCGATACCTTAGTTCCCTTCCTCGATGAAGGACGTTTGGGAACCCTGCTAGTCACCGAGGCCCTGCCTCTGCGAACCCTGCTGGCTGAGCTAGTCATTTTGGTGCAGAAAGTTGTTGCTGATCAATTAACGGCCCTGGGGGTTCCGAGCCTTTACTGTATTCAACCCGAGCCGGATTGGGAAGAACTGACCGACCTGTTGAAGCTGGTCACCAACCTGGGGTCGGAGCAAACCTTTGACACCGAAGCGGATGTCAAGCCCCAGGACTACGCCCGTCTCAGTCAGGCCCTGGCCAAATTACCCGCCTCCCGTATTCTCAACCATCTCCTCGAAGCGACCCTCAAGACGGAAAAATATAGCAGTCATCCCGCATCTCACTTTGGTTTGGCCTACCCGGATGGTTATACCCATTGCATCGCTCCCGGCCAACGCTACGCTGATTTAGTGGTACAAAGAATCCTTAAACTGGTTCTGAGTGAGGGCCGCGACCGCCGAACGAAGCACAGTAAAGTTGGGGTTAATCTCACCACGTTGGAATGCCGGGGCCAGATTAGCTGGAGTGTATTGCCCCCCATCACCCACGAGAAGTTAGCCGAGGAATTGCACCATTTGGTCAGCCACCTCAACGACCGAGAAAAAGTGGCTGAGGACGCAGAAACCGACCTCCGGGGCCTGAAGAAATCGGAGAAAATGAAGGAACGTACAGGACAAGTCTTCCGGGGCCTGATTACCGGGGTGCAATCCTACGGTTTCTTTGTTGAACTCGAAGACTTACTCGTGGAAGGCCTGGTTCACGTCAGTTCCCTTAAGGACGACTGGTACGAATACCGGGCCCGTCATAGTTGTCTGGTCGGCCGCAAAAACCGCACCGCCTATCGCCTCGGCAATGAAGTCGATGTCCAGGTCAAGAGTGTAGACTATTACCGTCAACAGATTGATCTGGTCACCGTGGGAGGGGGCAGTACCGCCACCGCGATTGAAGCAGATTGGGAAGAGGAATAA
- a CDS encoding GAF domain-containing protein, giving the protein MALQIRQSLELPEILQTCVTELRACLHSDRLLIYQFQPDWSGVIVAESVAEGIASVLGHRIDDSCFQKWQGLALQGKAPIIANSIYEMGYEPCHVKLLEQSGVAASLVQSIYVAEKMWGLLIAHHCHGTRQWQSIEAQIVQDLSVQLAIAIQQSNLVAALKAEINERQRLESSLHASQKKLTALGPRQDISNEIALKQEAAQKQSLEDELTVVETVLDDVIGGYWAWDMVTNKEYLSPGFRRMFGYEADANATDITSFQDVLVPEDLPIIQHSLERHIQSRGQTSHRNEVRYRHKNGSIVWVLCAGKVIEWDEQGHPLRMVGGHIDITQQKQNELKLKDSQALIQGITDASPDVLYVFDVIEQRNIYVNRKGSHILGYSAEEIQAMGERFLLTLIHPDDLGNSLKHFERIQRAEPGMIIENEYRVRAKDGSWRWFLSQDVIYKRNAMGQVQQVVGVAQDITQRKLVESQLQRQAQQERVLTQIIERMRSSIELDAVLTTTVKSLQDILQADRVLIYRIFDNGTGAAIAESVLPRWERLLDRVFPEEVFPKQNYERYANGRIFALYDRRAQSKIVLPCLIDFLREIGVQAKLVVPIVQQDKLWGLVIAHQCDGPRNWQDWEINLLRRVANQLAIAIQQADLYQRLQQELAQRESAQEQLSERNEELAMMNQQLARATRLKDEFLANMSHELRTPLNAILGLTEALLEGVFGPLTDKQCSSLETVERSGNHLLSLINDILDVAKIEAGEVVLNCTSLSVKRLCDDSLVFVKQLAHKKNIQVVRQISDNLPNVWGDERRLRQILINLLNNAVKFTPTGGRITLTVRLLVSPLLPHNHEALKGIERVSLVQPMPNLEQSRPSSFVEISITDTGIGIAPENVHKLFKPFIQIDSALNRQYEGTGLGLALVKQLVELHGGEVKVFSRLDIGSTFTVSLPVIPTDSLTATESIANLESAPAPSLATSSSFLILLAEDNEANAMTVMSYFEAKGYRMRHAPNGEAAIALIQQESPDLVLMDIQMPVMDGLTAIRKIRQELGLTELPIVALTALAMEGDEEKCLKAGANYYFSKPIKLKELTLLIQSLLNPES; this is encoded by the coding sequence ATGGCGTTGCAAATTCGGCAGAGCCTGGAATTACCAGAGATTTTGCAGACTTGTGTCACCGAATTAAGGGCCTGTCTCCATAGCGATCGCCTGCTCATCTACCAATTTCAACCCGATTGGTCGGGGGTGATTGTCGCGGAGTCCGTGGCGGAGGGCATTGCCTCGGTATTGGGCCATCGCATCGACGATAGTTGTTTTCAAAAGTGGCAGGGCTTAGCACTCCAGGGAAAAGCACCGATCATTGCCAATAGCATCTATGAAATGGGCTATGAACCCTGCCATGTGAAATTACTGGAACAATCTGGCGTGGCAGCAAGCTTAGTGCAGAGCATTTATGTGGCAGAAAAAATGTGGGGTCTGTTGATTGCCCATCATTGTCACGGTACACGCCAATGGCAATCGATAGAAGCCCAAATTGTGCAAGATTTATCCGTGCAATTGGCAATTGCGATTCAACAAAGTAATTTAGTCGCGGCATTAAAAGCAGAAATCAACGAACGGCAACGGTTAGAGTCATCCTTGCACGCATCTCAAAAGAAACTGACAGCATTAGGCCCCCGGCAGGATATTTCCAACGAGATAGCCTTAAAACAGGAAGCGGCACAGAAACAGAGTCTAGAAGATGAGTTAACGGTGGTGGAAACAGTCCTCGACGACGTGATCGGTGGCTATTGGGCCTGGGATATGGTTACCAATAAAGAATATTTAAGCCCTGGTTTTCGCCGCATGTTCGGTTATGAAGCCGATGCGAACGCGACGGATATCACCAGTTTTCAAGATGTTCTTGTTCCCGAGGATTTACCTATTATCCAACACAGTTTAGAACGCCATATCCAAAGTCGGGGTCAAACTTCCCATCGCAACGAAGTGCGCTATCGCCACAAGAATGGCTCGATAGTTTGGGTACTCTGCGCGGGAAAAGTGATTGAATGGGATGAGCAAGGGCACCCTCTACGAATGGTGGGGGGGCATATTGATATTACTCAACAGAAACAAAACGAACTAAAGTTAAAAGATAGTCAGGCCTTGATCCAAGGCATTACTGATGCATCTCCCGATGTGCTGTATGTGTTTGATGTCATTGAGCAACGCAATATTTATGTTAATCGCAAAGGTAGTCACATACTAGGATATTCGGCCGAAGAAATTCAAGCGATGGGGGAGCGGTTTTTATTAACGTTAATTCACCCTGATGACCTAGGTAACTCTCTCAAGCATTTTGAGCGTATTCAGCGGGCCGAACCGGGCATGATTATCGAAAATGAATACCGAGTACGGGCAAAGGACGGGAGTTGGCGCTGGTTTTTGAGTCAGGATGTGATTTATAAACGCAATGCCATGGGACAGGTGCAACAGGTGGTCGGCGTTGCCCAGGACATCACCCAACGGAAGCTGGTGGAAAGCCAGTTACAGCGTCAAGCCCAACAAGAACGAGTCTTGACTCAAATCATCGAGCGAATGCGCTCTTCCATCGAGTTGGACGCAGTATTAACGACAACAGTGAAGTCTTTGCAGGACATATTGCAGGCAGACCGGGTTTTGATCTATCGCATCTTTGATAATGGCACAGGGGCCGCCATCGCCGAATCGGTACTGCCTCGCTGGGAACGGTTATTGGACCGCGTTTTTCCGGAGGAAGTTTTTCCTAAGCAAAATTATGAACGCTACGCCAACGGACGGATTTTTGCTCTGTATGATCGCCGTGCCCAAAGCAAAATCGTTTTACCCTGCTTAATCGATTTTCTCAGGGAAATTGGGGTGCAAGCTAAATTAGTTGTGCCAATTGTGCAACAGGACAAACTTTGGGGTTTAGTGATTGCCCATCAATGCGATGGCCCCCGTAATTGGCAGGATTGGGAAATTAATTTACTGCGACGGGTGGCCAATCAATTGGCAATTGCTATCCAACAGGCGGATTTATATCAGCGATTGCAACAGGAGTTAGCCCAACGGGAATCCGCCCAAGAGCAACTCAGCGAACGCAACGAGGAACTGGCGATGATGAATCAACAATTAGCCAGGGCGACCCGTCTTAAGGACGAATTTCTGGCCAATATGAGCCATGAACTGCGAACTCCCCTCAACGCCATTTTGGGATTAACGGAAGCCCTACTAGAAGGGGTCTTTGGCCCTTTGACGGACAAGCAGTGCAGTTCTTTAGAAACCGTGGAGCGTAGCGGCAATCATTTACTGTCCTTGATTAACGACATTCTGGATGTGGCCAAAATTGAAGCGGGGGAAGTCGTTCTCAATTGTACGAGCCTTTCCGTAAAACGTCTCTGCGATGATAGTTTAGTTTTTGTCAAGCAACTAGCTCATAAAAAAAATATTCAAGTGGTGCGCCAGATTTCCGACAATCTTCCCAATGTATGGGGAGACGAACGACGCCTACGTCAAATTCTGATTAATCTACTCAATAATGCTGTCAAATTTACCCCAACAGGGGGACGTATTACCTTAACAGTTCGTTTGCTGGTGTCCCCATTACTGCCACACAATCACGAGGCCTTAAAGGGGATTGAACGAGTCTCTCTTGTTCAGCCGATGCCGAATCTTGAACAGTCCAGGCCCTCCTCGTTTGTAGAAATTTCTATTACCGATACGGGTATTGGCATTGCGCCGGAAAATGTGCATAAACTATTTAAACCCTTTATACAAATTGATAGCGCCCTCAATCGTCAATACGAAGGAACCGGCTTAGGTTTAGCCTTGGTCAAACAACTGGTAGAGTTGCATGGAGGGGAAGTCAAAGTGTTTAGCCGCTTGGATATAGGTAGTACTTTTACTGTCAGCTTACCGGTAATACCAACCGATAGCCTCACCGCGACTGAGTCTATTGCCAATTTGGAGTCGGCCCCAGCCCCTAGCCTGGCAACTTCCTCGTCTTTTTTGATTTTGTTAGCCGAAGATAATGAAGCTAACGCCATGACTGTTATGAGCTATTTTGAGGCCAAAGGTTATCGGATGCGACATGCTCCTAATGGCGAAGCCGCCATTGCTTTAATCCAACAAGAAAGTCCTGATTTGGTATTAATGGATATTCAAATGCCGGTGATGGATGGCCTAACAGCAATTCGGAAAATTCGGCAGGAATTGGGGTTAACTGAACTCCCCATTGTGGCCCTGACAGCCTTGGCCATGGAGGGAGATGAAGAGAAATGCTTAAAGGCCGGCGCGAACTACTATTTCAGTAAACCCATCAAGCTCAAAGAGTTGACCCTGTTGATACAGAGCCTGCTAAACCCTGAAAGTTGA